One region of Quercus lobata isolate SW786 chromosome 2, ValleyOak3.0 Primary Assembly, whole genome shotgun sequence genomic DNA includes:
- the LOC115964367 gene encoding uncharacterized protein LOC115964367, producing the protein MGLDKDTHDISIVFRAPQQLVGTQVFYNSIPLQCDNGANIMWGVIKRAGQFIGSDLYVTVHTVGFNVDGGSQYGSRVGEQESIPVIVVHPSVTPETSLPYNCQPWNGVAMDNTEDAEVLGSIHTHEDEGYTHRNEDIQTYLDEATEMDETRDVYEEFIDNDGPVENPELLDELQPENNPNPNPERFTSNTWDDINDPSPSLETGLLSWRPGDEPSKGMLFKNKAAVQHALTMFSVGLNKKFKYMKSDPERLVVTCVHDACLWSIRAIYSKRHKLWMITTSKGPHTYSTLQVDHDGGMMDSKFIAITLESYVREDISRTVATLRSVLHAKHGHWASHYKVWDAKQKAVAAIYGGFDESYAELPWFLAALKDADPTTVTQLKCDHRSVPGTCTFNCAFWAFGPCIEGFKYCRPVISIDATHLYGKYKGKLLIAMAMDANNKVYPLAFAVVESESKETWGWFLACLNRYVTDRKNLCIISDRHSGIKACFDDTRMTWLQPPQAYHRYCLRHVVSNVNTKWKIPELKNMVWRPQARIKLESFRPHWI; encoded by the coding sequence ATGGGGTTAGACAAGGATACCCACGACATCTCCATTGTATTTCGGGCTCCGCAGCAACTAGTAGGTACCCAAGTGTTCTACAATTCAATTCCGTTACAATGCGACAATGGTGCAAATATAATGTGGGGAGTGATAAAGCGGGCAGGGCAATTCATAGGTTCTGACTTGTATGTAACTGTCCACACTGTTGGGTTCAATGTCGACGGGGGTTCGCAATATGGCAGTAGAGTTGGAGAGCAAGAATCAATTCCTGTAATCGTTGTGCACCCGTCAGTTACACCCGAGACATCTTTGCCCTACAACTGTCAACCATGGAATGGGGTTGCTATGGACAATACTGAAGACGCTGAAGTGTTAGGGTCTATCCATACCCATGAGGATGAAGGATATACTCACCGAAATGAAGATATCCAAACCTACTTGGACGAGGCAACCGAAATGGATGAGACTCGAGATGTGTATGAGGAGTTCATTGATAACGATGGACCGGTAGAGAATCCAGAATTGTTAGATGAACTACAACCAGAAAATAATCCGAACCCTAACCCCGAACGGTTCACGTCAAACACATGGGATGACATTAATGACCCATCACCTTCCCTGGAAACAGGTCTGCTGAGTTGGCGACCGGGGGATGAACCGAGCAAGGGGATGCTATTCAAGAATAAAGCTGCGGTTCAGCACGCGCTAACCATGTTCTCCGTTGggctcaataaaaaatttaagtacatgaaGTCAGACCCCGAGAGACTGGTTGTAACGTGTGTACACGATGCATGTCTGTGGTCAATTCGAGCTATCTACAGCAAAAGGCACAAGTTGTGGATGATCACAACATCTAAGGGTCCCCACACTTACTCGACACTCCAAGTGGATCATGATGGAGGGATGATGGATTCGAAGTTCATTGCCATCACACTTGAGTCATACGTACGGGAAGATATTTCAAGAACAGTAGCAACCCTACGTAGTGTTCTTCATGCGAAGCACGGCCATTGGGCGTCTCACTATAAGGTTTGGGATGCAAAACAGAAAGCCGTTGCAGCCATCTATGGTGGTTTCGATGAGTCATATGCAGAATTGCCTTGGTTCCTGGCAGCGTTAAAAGATGCAGATCCAACCACAGTGACACAGTTGAAGTGCGACCACCGTAGTGTGCCGGGAACTTGCACATTTAACTGTGCCTTTTGGGCTTTTGGTCCGTGTATAGAAGGGTTCAAGTATTGTAGGCCGGTGATAAGCATCGATGCAACGCACCTCTATGGCAAGTACAAGGGGAAGTTGTTGATAGCAATGGCAATGGATGCTAACAACAAGGTTTATCCACTCGCGTTTGCCGTTGTTGAGAGTGAGAGTAAGGAGACATGGGGATGGTTCTTGGCATGCCTGAATCGATATGTTACGGACCGGAAAAATCTTTGCATCATCTCTGACCGACATTCGGGTATAAAAGCTTGCTTTGATGACACAAGGATGACTTGGTTGCAGCCTCCCCAGGCCTATCACCGGTATTGCCTCCGCCATGTAGTTAGCAATGTGAACACAAAATGGAAAATTCCGGAGTTGAAGAACATGGTATGGAGGCCGCAAGCACGAATCAAGTTAGAAAGTTTCAGGCCACACTG